A part of Lacibacter sp. H407 genomic DNA contains:
- a CDS encoding polyprenol monophosphomannose synthase translates to MEKLVIIPTYNEKENIENIIRAVFTLHEGFHVLVIDDGSPDGTAQIVKQLQPSFPNQLFIEERKGKLGLGTAYIHGFKWAIEKGYQFICEMDADFSHNPADLSRLVDACKTGGADLAIGSRYVTGGAVANWPQRRILLSKGASLYTRMITWMPVMDPTAGFVCYKRETLEALNLDGINFVGYAFQIEMKFAAWKLKFKITEVPITFVDRKLGASKMNKGIVKEGILGVLKLRWQSLFKDYHARIKSKGESTSKYSSDDVVAQSNH, encoded by the coding sequence TTGGAAAAACTCGTCATCATACCCACTTACAACGAAAAGGAAAATATCGAAAATATTATCCGTGCCGTTTTTACTTTACATGAAGGTTTTCATGTGCTGGTGATCGATGATGGTTCTCCTGATGGTACTGCACAAATTGTAAAGCAATTACAACCTTCTTTCCCCAATCAATTATTCATTGAAGAACGCAAAGGCAAACTTGGATTAGGTACTGCTTACATTCACGGTTTTAAATGGGCTATTGAAAAAGGGTATCAGTTCATTTGCGAAATGGATGCGGACTTTAGTCATAACCCGGCTGATCTTTCACGTTTGGTTGATGCCTGCAAAACAGGTGGTGCTGATCTTGCAATTGGCAGCCGCTATGTAACAGGTGGTGCTGTTGCCAACTGGCCGCAACGACGCATCCTGCTTTCAAAAGGCGCCTCTTTATATACACGCATGATAACCTGGATGCCTGTGATGGACCCCACAGCAGGTTTTGTTTGTTACAAACGTGAAACACTGGAAGCACTGAATTTAGACGGAATTAATTTTGTGGGTTATGCTTTCCAGATCGAAATGAAATTTGCTGCATGGAAATTGAAGTTTAAGATTACAGAAGTGCCTATCACATTTGTTGATCGCAAATTAGGGGCAAGCAAAATGAACAAAGGGATTGTGAAAGAAGGCATATTGGGCGTGTTAAAACTGCGTTGGCAAAGTTTATTCAAAGATTATCACGCAAGAATAAAAAGCAAAGGCGAATCGACTTCTAAATATTCATCTGATGATGTAGTTGCGCAAAGCAATCATTGA
- a CDS encoding 3'-5' exonuclease → MSQQISMGFDANNQPGNNNMSLQLNRPLAVIDLETTGINISSDRIVEIAIVKIMPDGSRQVKRKLINPEMPIPPGSTEVHGISNEMVKDAPTFKQAANEIKMFMANCDLAGYNSNRFDIPLLVEEFLRAGLDIELNDRSLLDVQRVFHMMEQRTLSAAYKFYCDKVLDGAHSAEVDALATWEVLEAQVKRYPQMGASVDAIVKFTGEDQIVDFARRFVMENGVEVFNFGKHKGKPVTLVLKQEPQYYDWMMKGDFPLHTKQKLTEILNRTLLKKN, encoded by the coding sequence ATGAGCCAACAGATTTCGATGGGTTTCGACGCTAATAACCAACCCGGTAACAATAACATGAGTTTACAACTGAACCGTCCGCTAGCCGTAATAGATCTTGAAACCACAGGTATAAATATCAGCAGCGACAGGATCGTTGAAATCGCCATCGTGAAAATTATGCCCGATGGCAGCCGCCAGGTAAAGCGCAAACTGATCAACCCGGAAATGCCCATTCCTCCCGGCTCAACCGAAGTACACGGCATCAGCAATGAAATGGTGAAAGATGCGCCAACGTTCAAACAGGCTGCCAATGAAATTAAAATGTTCATGGCCAATTGCGATCTGGCTGGTTATAATTCCAACCGTTTTGATATTCCGTTATTGGTTGAAGAATTTCTGCGTGCCGGTTTGGACATAGAATTGAACGATCGCTCATTGCTTGATGTGCAACGGGTGTTTCATATGATGGAGCAACGTACACTTAGTGCAGCGTATAAATTTTATTGCGATAAAGTATTGGATGGTGCTCATAGTGCAGAGGTAGATGCATTAGCAACCTGGGAAGTATTAGAAGCACAGGTAAAACGTTATCCGCAAATGGGTGCAAGTGTTGATGCCATTGTAAAGTTTACAGGCGAAGATCAGATCGTTGATTTTGCCCGGAGGTTTGTAATGGAGAATGGTGTAGAGGTTTTTAATTTCGGAAAACATAAAGGCAAGCCTGTAACATTGGTATTAAAGCAGGAGCCTCAGTATTATGATTGGATGATGAAAGGAGATTTTCCTCTGCACACCAAACAAAAGCTCACAGAAATATTAAATCGTACCCTGTTAAAAAAGAACTAA
- the ytxJ gene encoding bacillithiol system redox-active protein YtxJ, which translates to MNWIPLRSTEELEQVILLSQEKPQVIFKHSTTCSISSVAKNRLEKATAPEETPFYYLDLLSYRSLSNSIADRFSVQHESPQILVIKEGKCVYDESHMGIDMDEIKDQLQLN; encoded by the coding sequence ATGAATTGGATCCCGTTACGTTCCACCGAAGAGTTGGAGCAGGTTATTCTTTTATCGCAAGAGAAACCACAGGTTATTTTCAAACACAGCACAACTTGCAGCATTAGTTCAGTTGCAAAAAACCGTTTGGAAAAGGCGACAGCTCCCGAGGAAACTCCTTTTTATTATTTGGATCTGCTCTCCTATCGATCCTTGTCGAATTCCATTGCCGACCGTTTTTCTGTTCAACACGAATCGCCACAAATATTGGTAATCAAAGAAGGAAAATGTGTTTATGATGAAAGCCACATGGGCATTGATATGGACGAAATAAAAGATCAACTTCAACTGAATTAA
- a CDS encoding TonB-dependent receptor, translating into MKKILLPILIALFPFVAIGQNKGIVAGTVIDKSTQLPLDAVSVKVENTEWGAVTDSLGRFRISNIDPKSYNIVFTKVGYKPYSIYNIVLTSGNETSVTVELEEEIKSIGEITVTGRRTAKVATLETPLSVQRLTTEEIKANPGGNFDISRVINTLPGVGGTAGSVGGFRNDIIIRGGGPGENVFYLDGIEIPVINHFATQGAGGGPTGILNVSFIEDVKLSSSAFDARFDNALSSVFEFKQKRGNTNRVQGNVRLSATELAATLEGPLSKNKKTTFLASARRSYLQFLFQALDLPIRPNYWDFQYKVTHQFDKKTTLTVLGVGAIDEFSFAAPSEATPEKLYILNSNPNINQWNYTVGAALKRNIKNGFWNLAISRNAFNNNITRFEDNLNPTPAQQSLDVTSNETENKLRFDVNQSLNGWKLSYGAVLQNPQFSNEGFARIRAEVRDTLGNLVQPEVKANFNTSKSFLKLGGFVQAGKRFFDDRLGVNVGVRMDGNTFTDEGMNLFQTFSPRVGLSYVLSDQWTVNASVGRYYRLAPYTILGFQNNNSDYVNRDANYLRSDHYVVGFEYLPKNTTRFTIEGFYKQYGNMPVSVRDGINLANKGGDFNILGNEDIVSTGKGRTYGVEFFAQQKLTKRFYGVFSYTLFISQFSGVDGKYVSSAWDNRHLLSVTWGYKFPRNWELGLKFRYQGGAPFTPFDETASRQNYLSTGEGILDYPRLNQNRLTAFNSSDVRIDKKWNFKRLTLDVFLDVSNWYVAKSPAFPQYTFQRTANNSGFATTNGRPVAADGSNAIPVILQNNDPSVTPTIGFIIEF; encoded by the coding sequence ATGAAAAAAATACTCCTTCCAATTCTTATCGCTCTTTTTCCATTTGTGGCTATTGGACAAAATAAAGGCATTGTTGCAGGTACAGTTATTGACAAATCAACACAGCTTCCGTTAGATGCTGTTTCTGTAAAAGTTGAAAACACAGAATGGGGAGCTGTTACCGACTCCCTTGGTCGTTTCCGTATTAGCAATATCGATCCTAAATCGTATAATATTGTTTTCACAAAGGTTGGATACAAGCCTTACAGCATTTATAACATTGTTCTCACCTCTGGTAATGAAACAAGTGTTACCGTTGAACTGGAAGAAGAAATTAAATCGATTGGCGAGATAACGGTTACAGGCAGACGTACAGCAAAAGTTGCAACGCTTGAAACGCCCTTGAGTGTGCAACGATTAACTACTGAAGAGATCAAAGCAAATCCCGGCGGTAATTTCGATATCAGTCGAGTGATCAATACGCTGCCCGGTGTTGGCGGAACAGCTGGAAGCGTTGGTGGTTTCCGTAACGATATTATTATTCGTGGTGGCGGCCCCGGTGAGAATGTTTTTTATTTAGATGGAATTGAAATTCCTGTGATCAACCATTTTGCTACACAAGGCGCAGGTGGCGGACCAACAGGTATTTTGAATGTGAGTTTTATTGAAGATGTAAAACTCAGTTCTTCAGCGTTTGATGCCCGTTTTGACAATGCACTTAGCAGTGTATTTGAATTCAAGCAAAAAAGAGGAAACACAAATCGTGTACAAGGTAATGTCCGTTTAAGTGCAACGGAACTTGCTGCCACATTAGAAGGGCCCTTAAGTAAGAACAAGAAAACGACTTTTCTTGCAAGTGCACGCCGTAGTTATCTGCAGTTTTTATTTCAGGCATTGGACCTTCCTATTCGCCCCAACTACTGGGATTTTCAATACAAGGTGACGCATCAATTTGATAAGAAAACAACATTGACCGTTTTGGGTGTTGGTGCCATTGATGAATTCAGTTTTGCCGCACCATCAGAAGCAACACCGGAAAAATTATACATCCTTAACAGTAATCCGAATATCAATCAATGGAATTATACTGTAGGTGCTGCATTGAAACGGAATATCAAAAATGGTTTCTGGAATTTGGCCATCAGCCGTAACGCATTCAACAATAACATTACAAGATTTGAAGATAACCTCAATCCCACTCCTGCACAACAATCATTAGATGTTACATCAAACGAAACAGAAAATAAATTACGGTTTGATGTTAATCAATCCCTGAATGGGTGGAAGTTGAGTTATGGAGCTGTTTTACAAAATCCGCAATTCAGTAACGAAGGGTTTGCACGCATCCGTGCAGAGGTAAGAGATACCTTAGGCAATCTTGTTCAACCTGAAGTGAAAGCCAATTTCAACACATCAAAAAGTTTTCTAAAGCTGGGTGGATTTGTACAGGCAGGTAAACGTTTCTTTGATGATCGCTTAGGCGTAAACGTTGGCGTGCGCATGGATGGAAATACATTTACCGATGAAGGAATGAATTTATTTCAAACATTCAGCCCACGTGTAGGATTGAGTTATGTATTAAGCGATCAGTGGACGGTGAATGCAAGTGTGGGCCGTTACTATCGTTTGGCTCCTTATACTATTCTCGGTTTTCAGAATAACAACAGCGACTATGTAAACCGTGATGCAAATTATCTGCGCAGCGATCATTATGTGGTGGGATTTGAATATTTACCGAAGAACACAACACGTTTTACAATTGAAGGTTTCTACAAACAGTATGGTAATATGCCGGTGAGTGTGCGTGATGGAATTAACCTTGCAAACAAGGGCGGCGATTTTAATATTCTCGGCAATGAAGATATTGTGAGCACAGGTAAAGGACGAACTTATGGCGTTGAGTTTTTTGCACAACAGAAATTAACGAAGCGTTTTTATGGAGTGTTCAGTTACACCTTGTTCATCAGTCAATTCAGTGGCGTAGATGGAAAATATGTTTCGAGTGCATGGGATAACCGTCACCTGCTGAGTGTAACATGGGGTTATAAATTTCCACGAAACTGGGAACTCGGTTTGAAATTCCGTTACCAGGGCGGTGCTCCGTTTACTCCGTTTGATGAAACTGCAAGTCGCCAGAATTATCTCAGCACAGGTGAAGGTATTCTTGATTATCCACGTTTGAATCAAAACCGTTTGACAGCTTTTAACTCAAGTGATGTGCGTATTGATAAGAAGTGGAATTTTAAACGCTTAACGTTAGATGTATTTCTTGATGTAAGTAACTGGTACGTCGCAAAAAGTCCGGCGTTTCCACAGTACACATTTCAACGTACTGCCAATAACAGCGGCTTTGCAACAACAAACGGACGACCTGTTGCAGCAGATGGCAGCAATGCAATTCCTGTTATTCTGCAGAACAACGATCCAAGTGTAACTCCAACGATTGGTTTTATAATTGAGTTCTAA
- the ppdK gene encoding pyruvate, phosphate dikinase, with amino-acid sequence MATVKKPIKYVYSFGGGKADGNESMKNLLGGKGANLAEMAGHPNLRLPVPLGFTLSTEVCTYYYDHKKTYPKVLNQQVQEALLKMEKITGKKFGDVKNPLLVSVRSGARRSMPGMMETVLNVGLNENTIKGIIEQSGDARFAYDAYRRLIMMYADVVMEKAGGIEPKGGKGIRKVLDEKLEKVKHTKGYKFDTDLTVDELKKLVKDFKATVVKVLGKPFPEDPSEQLWGSVGAVFSSWMGKRAIEYRRIEKIPDEWGTAVNVQAMVFGNMGDKSATGVAFTRNPGNGENYFYGEYLVNAQGEDVVAGIRTPAPVNEYSKNAQSEHFTTLEKLMPSLYKELYGYQQRLEKHYKDMQDIEFTIENGTLYMLQCRVGKRNGVAAVRMAMDMYKSKLIDARTAILRVSPNQLVELLLPMLDPKVELIQPVIAKGLPAGPGGAKGRVVFTSEDAVEWASRGEKVILVREETSPEDVDGMHKAQAILTTKGGMTSHAALVARGWGKCCIVGCGDIEIHANTKVFHAKNDVIIKEGDWISLNGTKGLVYEGSMALVDIDIEKNASYKELMKLVDKTKQIGVRANAETPEDASTAFKFGAEGIGLFRTEHMFYGEGSEQPLFLLRKMIVSKTEKERRDALNGLFKFVKKDIKDTLEVMKGNPVTIRLLDPPLHEFVPHDAEKLQELSKELGIRMSVLKRRVLALHENNPMLGHRGVRLGISYPEITEMQIRAIFEATVELTKKGKKALPEIMIPVVCGKHELRHQRAIVNQVYKETCEKMGVKKIPYLYGSMIEIPRAALKANSLAEEADFFSFGTNDLTQMSFGFSRDDIGGFLPKYLDLKLLPSDPFQTIDQSGVGELIKIGVERGRLTKPNLKIGICGEHGGDPESVIFCHKIGMNYVSCSPFRVPIARLAAAHAALEFPRK; translated from the coding sequence ATGGCAACAGTTAAAAAACCAATCAAGTATGTTTATTCCTTTGGTGGCGGCAAGGCCGACGGGAATGAATCAATGAAAAATCTATTGGGTGGAAAAGGCGCAAACCTGGCCGAAATGGCGGGCCATCCGAACTTACGTTTACCGGTTCCTCTAGGCTTCACACTTTCTACTGAAGTATGTACCTATTATTATGATCATAAGAAAACCTATCCCAAGGTGTTAAACCAACAGGTGCAGGAAGCATTGTTGAAAATGGAAAAAATCACCGGCAAAAAATTCGGTGACGTAAAAAATCCACTGCTTGTTTCGGTACGCTCCGGTGCAAGGAGAAGTATGCCGGGCATGATGGAAACAGTATTGAATGTTGGTTTGAATGAAAATACCATCAAAGGAATTATTGAACAAAGCGGCGATGCCCGTTTTGCCTATGATGCATATCGTCGTTTGATTATGATGTATGCAGATGTGGTGATGGAAAAAGCCGGAGGTATTGAACCCAAAGGTGGAAAAGGTATACGCAAAGTATTAGATGAAAAACTGGAAAAAGTAAAACATACAAAGGGATATAAGTTCGATACAGATCTTACAGTTGATGAATTAAAAAAACTGGTGAAAGATTTCAAAGCAACGGTGGTAAAAGTATTGGGTAAACCCTTTCCGGAAGATCCATCTGAACAATTGTGGGGTAGTGTGGGTGCAGTGTTCAGCAGTTGGATGGGTAAGCGTGCCATTGAATACCGCCGCATTGAAAAAATTCCTGACGAATGGGGAACTGCTGTAAACGTACAAGCAATGGTGTTTGGAAATATGGGCGATAAAAGTGCAACAGGTGTTGCCTTTACACGCAATCCCGGCAATGGTGAAAATTATTTTTATGGTGAATACTTAGTGAATGCGCAAGGTGAAGATGTGGTGGCAGGTATACGCACACCCGCACCTGTAAATGAATATTCAAAAAATGCGCAGAGCGAACATTTTACTACACTTGAAAAGTTAATGCCTTCGCTTTACAAAGAATTATATGGTTATCAGCAAAGGCTGGAAAAACATTACAAAGACATGCAGGATATTGAGTTTACCATTGAAAATGGTACACTGTATATGTTGCAATGTCGTGTTGGTAAACGCAATGGTGTTGCAGCTGTTCGCATGGCAATGGACATGTATAAATCAAAATTGATTGATGCAAGAACAGCGATCCTTCGTGTAAGTCCGAATCAATTGGTGGAATTGTTATTACCCATGCTTGATCCGAAAGTTGAATTGATTCAACCGGTTATTGCAAAAGGATTACCTGCTGGGCCCGGTGGTGCAAAAGGCCGTGTAGTATTTACATCGGAAGATGCAGTTGAATGGGCATCAAGAGGAGAGAAAGTAATTCTGGTTCGTGAAGAAACATCACCTGAAGATGTAGATGGCATGCATAAAGCACAAGCGATTCTTACAACAAAAGGTGGTATGACGTCGCATGCTGCTCTTGTTGCACGTGGCTGGGGTAAATGCTGTATTGTTGGTTGTGGAGATATTGAAATTCATGCAAACACAAAAGTCTTTCATGCAAAAAATGATGTGATCATTAAAGAAGGTGACTGGATCAGTTTGAACGGTACCAAAGGGTTGGTGTATGAAGGCAGCATGGCATTGGTTGATATTGATATCGAAAAAAATGCTTCTTACAAAGAACTCATGAAGCTGGTTGATAAAACCAAACAGATTGGTGTGCGTGCAAATGCTGAAACTCCTGAAGATGCATCAACCGCATTTAAGTTTGGAGCAGAAGGTATTGGTTTGTTCCGCACCGAGCATATGTTTTATGGCGAAGGAAGTGAGCAACCATTGTTTCTCCTGCGTAAAATGATTGTAAGTAAAACAGAAAAGGAACGGAGAGATGCGTTGAATGGCTTGTTCAAATTCGTAAAGAAAGATATTAAGGATACACTGGAAGTAATGAAGGGAAATCCTGTTACTATCCGTTTACTCGATCCTCCGTTGCACGAATTTGTTCCGCATGATGCAGAAAAATTACAGGAGTTAAGTAAAGAGTTGGGTATCCGCATGAGTGTATTGAAAAGAAGGGTATTGGCGTTGCATGAAAACAATCCGATGCTTGGTCACCGAGGTGTGCGTTTGGGTATTAGCTATCCTGAAATTACGGAGATGCAGATACGTGCCATCTTTGAAGCAACCGTTGAGTTAACAAAAAAAGGCAAGAAGGCATTACCTGAAATTATGATCCCGGTTGTTTGTGGTAAACATGAGCTGCGTCATCAGCGGGCTATTGTAAACCAGGTGTACAAAGAAACCTGCGAAAAAATGGGCGTTAAGAAAATACCTTACCTGTATGGAAGCATGATTGAAATTCCACGTGCTGCATTAAAAGCAAACAGCCTGGCAGAAGAAGCCGATTTCTTCAGCTTTGGTACCAACGATCTTACACAAATGAGTTTTGGTTTCAGTCGTGATGATATTGGCGGCTTCTTGCCGAAATATCTTGATCTGAAATTACTGCCATCAGATCCATTCCAAACGATTGATCAGAGTGGAGTAGGTGAACTCATCAAAATTGGTGTTGAACGGGGACGGTTAACAAAACCCAATCTCAAGATCGGTATTTGTGGTGAGCATGGTGGTGATCCGGAGAGTGTGATCTTCTGTCATAAAATTGGAATGAACTATGTGAGTTGTTCTCCGTTCCGTGTGCCGATTGCCCGTTTGGCTGCAGCACATGCTGCATTGGAGTTCCCTCGAAAATAA
- a CDS encoding DMT family transporter has product MHPTTKAFLQLHAAVFLAGFTGVLGRLIDLNEGWLVWYRMLLSSLLLLLIFLIRKQSIRIERKYLLQCVGIGALIALHWVFFYGSVKYANVSIALVCFAATGSFTAFLEPLLHKRRLDLVEVLLGLLVLLGIYLIFHFDTEYKTGILLGVAAAFLSALFPIFNKRLIQHIPAANLTLYELGGGWLMLSLLLPLYLQFSPAEKYIPSLNDWFWLLMLALFCTVLAFQLSVNALKKISPFTANLTYNLEPVYGILLAFLLYNENKDLGKGFYWGILLIVASVVIQTVRVWQEKRSAR; this is encoded by the coding sequence ATGCATCCCACAACCAAAGCTTTTTTACAATTACATGCTGCTGTTTTTCTGGCTGGGTTTACAGGTGTGCTTGGCCGTTTGATCGATTTAAACGAGGGCTGGCTGGTATGGTACAGGATGTTGCTTTCATCGTTATTGTTACTGCTCATCTTTTTGATCCGCAAACAATCGATCCGTATTGAACGAAAGTATTTACTGCAATGTGTAGGCATCGGTGCACTCATTGCTTTGCATTGGGTATTCTTTTATGGCAGTGTGAAGTATGCGAACGTGTCAATTGCTTTGGTTTGCTTTGCAGCCACCGGTTCATTCACTGCTTTTCTTGAACCACTTTTGCATAAACGAAGATTGGATTTGGTTGAAGTATTGTTGGGCCTATTGGTATTGCTCGGCATTTATCTCATTTTTCATTTTGATACAGAATATAAAACAGGCATTTTACTTGGCGTTGCTGCAGCATTTCTATCGGCATTGTTTCCCATATTTAATAAACGCTTGATTCAACATATTCCTGCTGCTAACTTAACACTATATGAATTGGGTGGGGGATGGTTGATGTTGAGTTTATTGTTGCCGTTGTATCTGCAATTTTCTCCTGCAGAGAAATATATCCCTTCGTTGAATGATTGGTTCTGGTTGCTGATGCTTGCATTGTTCTGCACGGTATTGGCTTTTCAATTATCAGTGAATGCATTGAAAAAGATATCACCGTTTACTGCAAATCTTACTTACAATCTTGAGCCTGTCTACGGAATTCTGCTTGCATTTTTATTGTATAATGAAAACAAAGATTTAGGCAAAGGATTCTATTGGGGAATTCTTTTGATTGTTGCAAGTGTGGTGATACAAACTGTTCGGGTATGGCAGGAGAAGAGAAGTGCGAGGTAA
- a CDS encoding MarR family winged helix-turn-helix transcriptional regulator, producing MQTDMLQLWNRFVLEKNEQSYSAFGVWLIKNEENLLAGQKPLVSNEPAAPTAFYSDSALAGMLIGRMYRFVKVKMKPRLKKTGFSNLEEFIIMGHLFGKEPQPKVEVLKQTISEIAAGSQMIDRLVVKGHIKEQSHPVDKRVKLITLTAKGSKQLLQLFRELDQIEDVLGDLSKQERETIVMLLQKLDLYHSDLNGIETMASK from the coding sequence ATGCAAACAGATATGTTACAACTCTGGAACCGATTTGTTCTGGAAAAGAATGAACAGAGTTATTCTGCTTTTGGAGTATGGTTGATCAAGAACGAAGAAAATTTACTTGCCGGACAAAAACCGTTAGTAAGTAATGAGCCTGCCGCCCCAACTGCATTTTATTCTGATTCTGCTTTGGCAGGAATGCTGATAGGCCGTATGTACAGGTTTGTGAAAGTGAAGATGAAGCCACGATTGAAAAAAACAGGTTTTTCAAATCTCGAAGAGTTTATCATCATGGGACATTTGTTTGGCAAAGAGCCACAACCCAAAGTGGAGGTGCTGAAGCAAACTATATCTGAAATTGCTGCAGGTTCGCAAATGATCGATCGCCTGGTTGTAAAAGGACATATTAAAGAACAAAGTCATCCGGTTGATAAAAGAGTAAAATTGATCACACTTACAGCGAAGGGATCAAAACAGTTATTACAGCTTTTTCGTGAGCTCGATCAGATAGAGGATGTACTCGGTGATTTGAGTAAGCAGGAACGGGAAACAATCGTAATGCTTTTGCAGAAACTGGATCTTTATCATTCAGACCTGAACGGAATTGAAACAATGGCGAGCAAGTAA